GGCTTTGGGCCTGatgaggctcgatgccccagagaaggagaatgccagggcaggaaggtggaagtgggagggtggatggggcagcaccctcatagaggcagggggaaggggcatgcgataggaggtttctggaggggagacctggaaaggggataacatctgaaatgtaaataaagtaaatatccaataaaagaaaaaattctctcaaaccgaatccaagaacacatcaatacaatcattcaccacaatcaagtaaatttcattccagggatgcagagatggtaaaatatacaaaaatcaatcaatataatctactatataaacaaactcaaggaaaaaagtcACATAAACTTTTATAAAGAAGCAAAATCCATAcaatggacaaaagaaagcatcttcaacaaatggtactgatctaactggatgtctgcatgtagaagaatgcaaattgattcataaTTTATCAACCTAcacaaagctaaagtccaagtaGATAAAAAACCTCACCATAAAACCtcatacactgaatctaatagaaaagaaagtaagaaatagCACTGACTGCATtaacacaggagaaaatttcctgaacagaacacccacAACTCAGGATCTAGGATaagcaattgataaatgggatctcatgaaactcaAAAGCTTACAAAatacaaaggacactgtcaataggacaaaacagaagtcTACAGATGGGGAAAGGGTCTTCACAAACCCTACATCTGACTGAGAGCTAATagccaaaatttataaagaactcaagaagtttgaaaCCAATAACCctaataacccaattttaaatggggtacagagccaaacagagaattctcaacagaggaatctcaaatggctgagaaatacttaaagaatttttcaacatccttagtcatcagggaaatgccaaaTCACCAtacaaggacacctgctccactatgttcatagcagctttatttgtaatagccagaaactagaaatgaCCCAGATGTCGCtgaaccaaagaatggatacagaaattgtggttcatttacataatagaatatgattcagctattacaaacaagtaTATTATGAATTTTGctggcaaatgggtggaactagaaagtatcatcctgagtgaagtaacccagacccaaaaggtatacatatggtatacactcactgataagtggatattagccaaaatgtacatAATACCCATGATACGACCCACCAAGTCAAACAAGTTAAACAAGAGggaaggtccaagtgaggatgcttgaatcctacttaaaaggggtaacaaaatagtcatgggtggcaggggagggagggacctgaatgggagagggagggaggggaatagaatggggcaggatcaggtatgaggagGGACGGAACAGAGGCCCAGAGGACCAGaacaataaatagaaatatgcagctgcctggggtagggggtaggggaaGTCTCTAGGAAGTCCCAAAAACCTGGGCTGTGGGAGGTTTCCAGGAGTAGATGAAGGTGAACTTAGCCCAACAGTGgagaaatgaaaactgaagagactacctccggTAATCAAAAAGGTCCACCAGTGGAAGAATAGGGACACTAAttcacctacaaaacttttgatcaAAATtggttctgtctaaaagaaattcagagacaaagatggagcagagattgaagaaatgGCTGACAAATGACCAGTccaaacttgagacccatcccatgggcaggcatcAATCTGGGATACTATTAGGGATGCCAtgctatgctttcagacaggatcctggctgagacagatgcagatatccatagccaaacattggacagagcttCAAGAcccctatagaagagttaggggaaactTGTAGTCCTTgaaagggatggcaaccccacagaaagaccaacagtgtcaaccaacCTTGACCTTTGGGAGCTCCCTGAGACTGAGGCACCAACATGCTGGTcagaggcccctggcacatatgtagcagatgtacaactCAGTCTCCATGCATGTGCCCCAACATCTAAAgtggggctgtccctaaagctgttgcctgtctttggaatCCCCAACTGTGCTATCTTGTCTGTCCTCGATGGAACAGGATCTACCTaatcctacagagacttgatgcaccagggtgggaGGATAACCAGGTTGGGGGGGGTGGCGCACCATCTCAAAGGCAAAGGGGAATGGGAATAGGAGCAAACTCTGTCAGGGGGGCCTAAGAGGAGGAAcagcattttgtattttaattaattaattaatgaagaagaaaaatatgaataaacaaaaaaagaagctaaCATAATGATTATTCATTAGGAAATATTTTAATGGATTAAATACCAATATAAGGTTattgataaaatgtttataaCATTCCAAAtgtgagaaattaaaaaatagagcTTTAAAGTTATGAGCTAAGCTTCCACCTTAAGACTTTATAGGAAAATGGATAAATTAATCATAataagataaaggaagaaaaacaaaggacaTGAAAACAAAACTTGAGCAAAGAGAGTAGACTATGACAGAAAAGGCCAAGAAAGAGAACAGCCAGGCATGAGGGCTCGTGCCTGTAATTTCTTAGAGTCTCTAATAGAGAAGGAGGAATGGGACATGGATTGGAAAGAAGTACACTGTTTAATGACAACTTAACATGCATTCCCTCACAATTAATTTAAGTAGCACATGGTCAATATGTTAGGATCTCAATGTGAAATCACTACACCATGTACTACCTAAACTGAATGGTGAGGGGATGGGCATTAAATGATGTTGACCTTTGAtctacaaacatacacacacacacacacacacacacacacacacacacacaaacacacacaaacacacacacaaatgcaactAGAAATTCCCATATGTTTGGAAATTGGAAACTCAGTAGAAATCTTCTAGTAATGAACTATGTATGAACTCATATCCAAGGCTTTGCAACATGCTAGACACATTCTCTACCTCTCAACCAAACCCTCAGAATCCATAATCTAtgcataaaaaacaaacaaacaaacaaacaaataaataaataaataaataaataaaatcagaagcaGTACCAATAACTAATACAAAGGTTACATGTTATTTAGTATTATCTCTAAAACCCAGGGTCATAGAAAATAAGAGTTCTCTCTTTTTTGCATGCCTTTTCTAGGTATTGAGATTCCTAATCAGTTTTATTATTCACTTGTTATTTTCTGGAGCATGCATACTTCGTGCATGAGAACTCAACTCTTACTAGAAATCATGGCCTTCATAACAAGGAAGATGCTGCTCAGCATAAGAAATAATGGCAATGATGATATCAGCGTGAAACCCAGAAGAACAGCAACCACAAAAGCCCTGTGTATTGTAGCCCTGGTCACTCTGAATGGAGTTATTAGTAACACAGATGGGACTCATGGGACTGTAATCCAGAGGAGACAGCTGGTCATTGGACAATTGCCCTATCTTGTCTAACTGGCAGGTCTGGGACTAATCCTCGGGAGACATTGCATATGAAAATCAccagctcttcttgcttcttaGGTCTGAGAGGTCATTACAGACCTGAGACTTCAGTCTGTACTGCATCTACAAACAAGACAAACACTGTGACTACAGTCATGTTTTCTTGGGGTGACAATGAGGCAGTGAATTCAACTACCTTGGTGGGAAAGGCACAATGTGAGACTGGACAGATCTCCAGGTAAGAGTGGGATacggtggagggtggggacagaaTCTGCCTATGACTCATGTAACATGTCTTCATAGACACACCCTGTGCATAAACTTCTCCTTtatttctccccttcttccttttctgtaaCCTTTTTTCTGGTCTTCTGATTAGCAGATGAAGGGTCTAGCATAATATGACACTCCTAGGATCACCTCAGTCTTcgattttaatttatattagtCAAAATACTTGATATTCATGAGTTCCTTTTTGGTCCAGCATTTAACTGTCAAATAACTGAAACCTGTACTATTCATTAGTGGTGTATAATAATACTATTTGGGCCATGACAATTAAGTTACTTAACAAGTTGATGTGTGCTATTCATATGTCAAAAAATGAATCCGTTTCCATGGATTGTTCTGAGACTCACAACTACTCCAAGATGAGGGCATAGTGTGAATGATGCCAATAATTCTCACTTAATAGTGATACTTTATAACCTACAGACCCAATGTTTAGgcaatacaaaaaataaaattaaaataaacacctcttattaaaattattaattactCCAATAATATTTTACTGAGTACTTCCTATGtgctagatttattttaaataacttaaagTCATTATCAAATTTAATTGTCATAACATTATATGATTCCACATTATTATCCCACCTaagcagatttttaaaacaaagtcagAGATGTTAAATGATGTTCTCAACATCTGTATACGGAGGAAAGAGTAGGGAAATCCTGTCACACTGCAAAAAACTAAATGCACATGACATTAGCACCAACTGTTACTGAATGGTCATTAATTTGTCCCTCCACACAGCTGAACAGAAATACTGAAATGTCTCCTTTAGGTTAGACCCTATGGTTCATGAAGAAACTTCAGATGACCCCAGCATTTGGACTTCTCAACAGACTTCTCAAGTAAGGTTTTTATCTACATTTTATGGgttagaaaagcaaaattcaaagtGAGTAAATAATTCCCCAAACTTACAAGGCACATGAGGAACAGAACTAGAAGCTAAAGACTGATGCTACCCATTGCATTTTCTCCCAGGCTCCCATCTCACAAGCATCTACTAATTCTGACAAtcacacgccacacacacacacacacacacacacacacacacacacatacacacacacacattcagagactgacagagacagacagacagacagacaaaggcagacagacagacagcttttCATAGGTGCTGGCTCTGTAAGAAAAATACATTATGAAAAAGTCACACATGCAAGTGAAAACAGAGATTCAGAGAGTAAAACAACCAAGGTCAATGTGAGAATGAGGAGCACAGAGAGGACGGCTTTCTGATCTCTACAGAGTCCATATCCTAGAGTGAAAGATGTTAGTGATGATGTTGAGGATGAAGTAAAAACGTCGCATCATGATGATGATGTGCTTTTCAGGTTTACAACTGCATTAACTCACTACGTGGTGGTAAGACACAAAGGGGCTAAGCATGCCAGTATGTCTAAGTCTCAGCTAGTATCTCTGTGAAGAAATTGTTCTCTTTCTGTATTCTGTAAaatgcatacagaaaaaaaagaagtgaggaaaGAGTGACAGAGGGAGGGGTCTGTGggtggcaaaaagaaaaagaacttttgTACTGTCTactaaattttagaaataaattgcATCAAATGGACTATAACCTAGGGAACTGAGCTTGAAACTGTACTCTTGTAGGCCTTTATAAAGGAGTCAAGATTGAGGAGGTATAAATTCCAGTTTAGAGGCTAGAgtggtggttcagcagttaagagcactggatgctcttgcaaGGGATcttgttcagttcctagcactcacagagCGACCCTCAGctgtctatgactccagttcctgggcatccaatgcccttttctggcctctgtgagcaccaagtgtacttgtggtacacatacatgcaagaaggtagaacactcatacacatacagagagacagacagagacagagagagaacatatgAGAAAAATTCCACTTTAGACTCATTTAAACAATTTTGGGGGAGAACCTGCCATAATATAGTGATGGAGAAGCCAAATGACTCCTAATAGTCATACATATTTACAAATTGGAAGTTATAAGCAGTAGTCATTGCCAATGGCATCTATAAGGAGCAAGGGACTATAAAAGTCTTTGGAATCGCGGGCCTTTTTAAAAGCCAGTATATTTAACTATAAATCCTTGATAATTTATCTGCCTTAGAAGGAAACTAGAAACCAAACCATCATCTCTGACTTCCTCCTTACGGCCTTCTCTGGCCACCCAGATCAGCAGCCTCTCCTGTTCACACTCTTCTTGGGAATGTACCTGGTGACCCTGTTGGGGAATGTGTTCAGCATCCTGGCCATTGTCTCTGACCAGCATCTTCAtacacccatgtacttcttcctagCCAACCTGTCCTTCATTGATACCTGCTTCACTTGCACCATTATCCCCAAAGTGTTGACCAACATCCAAACCCAGCATCAAACCATCTCCTACACTGGGTGCCTCCTGCAGATGTATTTCTTCATGGCACTGGCCATGCTTGATGACTTCCTATTGGCTGTGATGGCCTATGATCGTTATGTGGCCATCTGCCTTCCACTACACTACACCACTATCATGTCTCTCCAAAGATGCTTGTTGCTGGTGGCCACATCCTGGCTCTGCTCCAACCTCCTGGCCTTTTCACTCACACTCCAGATGGCTCAAGTCTCCTTCTGTGCCTCCCATTCCATCCCACACTTTTTCTGTGATCTTCTCCCACTCCTCAAGCTCGCCTGCTCAGACACCCATACCTTTCAGCTCATGATGTTTGCTGAAGCTGCCCTCTCAGGTGTGGTCCCTCTCACTTGTGTCCTAGTTTCTTATGCCCATATCATGCACACCATCCTCAGGATTCCCTCTTCGGGGGGAAAGCATAAAGTTTTCTCTACTTGTGGCTCACATCTGACAGTGGTCACTCTGTTCTATGGAACTGTCTTTCTAGTGTATTTCCAGCCATCATCCTCCTACTCTGCAGACACCGGAATAGTGGCATCCATTCTTTATACAATGGTCACCCCCATGCTCAATCCTTTTATCTACAGCTTGAGGAACAAAGACATGAAGGGAGCTTTGTGGAAACTGTTTGGCTTGGGAAAACACTGTAATCTGTAAATGATACTTCAGAGTCGAAGCCCAgttttttattacaatttttgaAGAACTCAATTCAATGCAAAAATGGAGGCTTAGCATCTCAAATATGTTTGACCAGTGGGGAATGCCTGTCATGGCAGGATTGGACTAGAACTCATGAATTGAGCATAGTGTGATGGCTAACAGAGAAGGACGGGATGAAAATCGTTATGGGACttcaagacagaaatgaagaaagacaaatacaaaCAGATAAAGAACACATAATTCAGTTTTACTTACTGCCTTTAGTAGTGATGGCATCTGAACCTGAGATCATTGAATGTCAGGAAGATTTCTCAGTGCTGGGTTAAAAAGGAAGAACATGTTTGCTAATTaactttaccaaaaaaaaaaaaaaaagcattttattgaCCAGATGGGGACACTAAACTAGGAACAAACATTGTTCATGAAACTTGGGACTCTGCCTACCTCAGAGCCTAAGAAGTGCCTGACATCATGCTTGACAGTAACATCTTAAACTAATGAGTGCTGTGTCCTTGGGAAAGGCATTGCTGGCCTGTTTGAGATCTTTTGAAAAGAGGCCAGAAAACTATTTATAAACACAGAGTTTTAGATTTTGgtctttgttgtttctgttttctgaaacaaGACCTTTCTTGACAACCAGGGTTTCTTGGCACTtagtatgtagctgaggctggcctcaaacttatgatccttctgcttctgcctcttgaatgctggaattgtaggtatgtgctaccacaagCAGCATAATGCAAGTGagtctgaataaaaatggctatcagaggctcatatatttgaatagtttgtgatcaagaagtagaactcttTGGTAGGCTTAAAATGATTagaaagtatggccttgttgaagaaagtatgTCTGGAGTTGTTCTGGGGTTTGAGGTTTCTAAAGTCCATGCCTAGCCCAatctctgactctgtctttctgcctctttctgtctctctgtgtctctctttatgtctctctctgtgtctctgtctgtgtctctgtctgtcactgtctgtctctttgtgtctgtctctctgtctgtttctctgtctctctgtgtctgtctctcactctgtctttctctgtctctctctctctgcctctctgtctctgtctctctctctcactctctcactctctcttactGAGgaccaggatgtagctctcagctactgctccagcatcatgcATGCCCCCGTGCTCCCAACCATGATGAAAATGGCCTAAGCCTCTGAAACAGTAAATAAGCCCctcattaaatgttttcctttataagacttgctgtgTCTCTTTATAGTGATAGAACAGTGACTGAGACAATAATCTTACTAAACTAACTTCTGTAAAGACTGAAGTTTGCTGAACTAGACTTTTTATGATAAGTAGTAACTAAACATTGTCCAAAGCATTCAAACCAGAGGGAAATGGGGACTAAGTCTACAGATAAGAGGTCACTCAATTaaaaagatgtgtggacagaaagTAATAGGATCAAGTACTCCAAGCTTCGGGGCCATTTCAAAGTGTGACCTTGGAAGTAGTTCATTCACAGAAGTGAATGGAAAACACAACATTTTACtgagaataagagagaaagaataattcTAGAAATGGTAATGCAGTCCCAGTAGAGGAGAAGACTGATCCCAAACCACCCAAATGAGATCACGTCAAAGGCTCTGACAGTGGTCATTACTTACCTaggaaaaactgattttttttctattttccctcTCTAATGTGGTTGCCTGTTGCAAAATAATGTTTGTGCATTATAGTAAGAATACAAAGCATAAAATAGAAAGGTTAAAGTACTCATCCATCATTCCTCTGTTTTGAGAAGACAACTGTTTATGTTgtagctttctgttctttttttctgattgtctttgttttgctttgatgagGAAAACACTGTAGAAGTAACTCCCTGTGTGCTTCCCCACTTGATCTGTAACTGGACTGCTCTCCTGACCTCACTATAGCTGATGTTGGGTCTAAAAAATAGTAATAAGATATTATGGAATATGACCAataccttctttaaaaaaaactttaagaaagtaatctttttttgaaaggaaaagaaagaatcaagaaaaaagGTGAAAAGGGATACCACTATACTATAGTGGATGGCAAAGCAACTGTTTGGTAGCACACAATACTGCTATGGGCCGCCTTTTCTCCCACTAAAACCATTTcaactggaagaaggaagctaaCATAGTGAGGTGGAAGATGCCTTTCACAGGCACTACTAGGGAATAGTAGAGTCCCTCTTAAGAGAATAAAATAGTATGAACTATTGAACTGCACCACAgttaaaagcatattaaaatattatatcctCCCTGtacttgttttcttggtgttcccATATCATTCTTTATCTTTTCACTTTGTGAATAGTTAAACTGAGATCTAAAGATTTCAGTTGCATATTGTCATATCAGAATGTCTCACTCCATATGATTTCTTATGCtaacagaagaatgaaaacattctATGTATATGGAGTCTTTAAAAAGTCAGcagtttttttccattttctcatgGCATGTTATTTTTTTCACTAAAATAGCATGCATAAAAGCAGACCACATAGGAAGGAAGTATAGACTAGGAAATCAAGAAACACACCCATAGACCCACTTAAGTATGTCTTCACTTAAACTGGGATTGCCAGAAAAGACCAGGACTGTAAAGAGCTGTGATGTGACCTCAAAACCATCCAAGGCTAGATTCAGAGAcaacttgaaagagaaaaattcttGACTGGAGACAGTAGGTCAAATAGGTCTTTCTAGATCAGAATTCACACTTATTTTGTTATCTTGTGCTGACTCCTACTTAAACTCCCCAAATTTGAAGCAGCTAAATTGTGTCTCACCATTATCAATCTTACCCACCTCTGGccacttttcattctttttctgatGTACAATCTTTCCATTCCATCAACAcaggttcaaaaaaaaaaccttattttacttaaattagaattatatcactttccctaccctctttcctccttctagtCTCTCCCAGTTGCCCTCCCTAAAGTCCTTCCTATATTCCCCCATGgtcaagttgatagcctctttttttttttttttactgttacatacacacacataaaacttgCTGggtccttttttgttgtttgtgtgtatatggtcatACCTGACCACTGTGCATTGGACAGCCAACAAGTGGCTCATCTCTCCCAGCAGGCATTAGTTGACctcagttctttgtctaggagaGGGGCTCTGACaaattagcatgtctattgatatCTCCactgtttttgtcttatttatgcagccatttctaagaGAGACTTTCACAACAGAAATTCTGGtattctgactcttacaatcttgcCATCCTTCATCTGCCACGTTCCCTGAGCCACA
The nucleotide sequence above comes from Mastomys coucha isolate ucsf_1 unplaced genomic scaffold, UCSF_Mcou_1 pScaffold15, whole genome shotgun sequence. Encoded proteins:
- the LOC116091957 gene encoding olfactory receptor 1G1-like, encoding MYLVTLLGNVFSILAIVSDQHLHTPMYFFLANLSFIDTCFTCTIIPKVLTNIQTQHQTISYTGCLLQMYFFMALAMLDDFLLAVMAYDRYVAICLPLHYTTIMSLQRCLLLVATSWLCSNLLAFSLTLQMAQVSFCASHSIPHFFCDLLPLLKLACSDTHTFQLMMFAEAALSGVVPLTCVLVSYAHIMHTILRIPSSGGKHKVFSTCGSHLTVVTLFYGTVFLVYFQPSSSYSADTGIVASILYTMVTPMLNPFIYSLRNKDMKGALWKLFGLGKHCNL